The following proteins are encoded in a genomic region of Portunus trituberculatus isolate SZX2019 chromosome 13, ASM1759143v1, whole genome shotgun sequence:
- the LOC123503207 gene encoding zinc finger protein 37-like, with the protein MEKAAIPPPEGVGGGGKEAGSEGTMPPLLSAKRTDDAKTLSSSTVQNVVKAAPTTTPSIRPVSLPLLTPTPSPILPSSNTSHMRLVQTPDGKKFLLTNVVNVAKPSSNKKVIFMSKGQVPAATAAPTALPTSAAPAVTPVVSANMPQTIILNPGEPRPQQPIVLRIPGLNQPIVVRQQGTKPKAATSLPTIAPQKAIAASMRPSPASTITTTAVPGPITSPAALTAGPKGPLMLVQNGTTKFKVVGKPVPVKLFPKMTKIAPKGLTPSTIPSIAFPPLKDLIKASESAPPLLTLPPAAPVKASLPNPPAYLNIKVKEEPREEDATDAQPTVKTEPEDPPEDSEVPELAIKIDDMLDVRIKEEATDEQSELLARDEQLRKVLGVTDTGDSEQDQQPHQSQAQPQQPKFYIRTPEGKLVSISSDEAKALGLNHLDKVEENQRRLKQAFTSAKAAMVSSSVASDIAAKLKSESANILIPDTVNVKDFVSCHVSPAAEKTAALLKNLAGRRLGTNGNSVLAPKSNTAIVGEFEGENGRRYLKITIETEANGREPCDVPITPMNTYQCPFCARDFKTKDHVVSHIRIHTGERPYPCEVCGKRYRQRIDIIRHMRIHTGEKPFNCGLCNASFNQKSNLRSHMRIHTGERPVQCKVCGKGFSRNTHLKQHMKLHTGEKPYQCKVCHRPFRFKSGLQAHERIHTGLKPYACSLCGRTFTQIVGLIRHERTHAGEKPFRCQSCGKSFDTRDALKSHIQKHTGERPHTCDQCPKTFTDPGALRCHRKKYHTNLLICVICLREDFKDRIELREHLRAHERQNWEETPEGELVPLTRAADRGNFISVDDTMDDDEAPARQEADESDLVQSEIVDEVNHMEVELDPDDPLEEDDESGGHNDQDSDYDEHKLRIEETDPLA; encoded by the exons ATGGAGAAAGCTGCCATTCCGCCTCCTGAGGGcgttggtggaggagggaaggaggcaggcagTGAGGGAACCATGCCACCGCTACTGTCAGCCAAGAGAACAGATGATGCCAAGACACTCTCCTCCAGCACAGTGCAAAATGTGGTGAAGGCAGCACcaaccaccactccctccatcagGCCTGTCTCCCTGCCCCTCCTcacccccaccccatcccccatCCTGCCCTCCTCCAACACTTCACACATGCGGCTTGTTCAAACACCTGATGGGAAGAAATTCCTCTTGACCAATGTGGTGAATGTTGCCAAGCCCTCCAGTAACAAGAAGGTTATCTTCATGTCAAAGGGTCAGGTCCCGGCTGCCACCGCTGCACCCACAGCCCTGCCCACCTCGGCTGCCCCAGCCGTGACCCCGGTGGTATCTGCCAATATGCCCCAGACCATCATTCTGAACCCCGGTGAGCCCCGGCCCCAGCAGCCCATAGTGCTTAGGATCCCTGGCCTCAACCAGCCCATTGTGGTGCGGCAGCAAGGCACAAAACCCAAAGCAGCCACTTCTCTGCCCACCATAGCACCACAGAAGGCCATCGCTGCATCCATGCGACCCTCACcagcctccaccatcaccaccacagctgtgCCAGGCCCCATCACCTCCCCTGCAGCACTGACAGCTGGTCCTAAGGGTCCACTTATGTTGGTGCAGAATGGCACAACAAAGTTCAAGGTTGTCGGAAAACCAGTTCCTGTGAAACTATTCCCTAAGATGACAAAAATTGCTCCAAAAGgcctcactccctccactaTCCCTTcaattgcttttcctcctctgaaaGACCTCATTAAGGCCTCAGAGTCagcccctcctctcctcacactCCCTCCAGCAGCTCCTGTCAAAGCCTCTCTTCCCAATCCCCCGGCGTACCTCAACatcaaggtgaaggaggagccgAGGGAGGAGGACGCCACTGACGCTCAGCCAACAGTGAAGACTGAGCCGGAAGACCCACCAGAGGACAGTGAGGTGCCAGAGCTGGCCATCAAGATTGACGACATGCTGGATGTGCGCATCAAGGAGGAGGCCACGGATGAGCAGA GTGAACTTTTGGCACGTGATGAGCAGCTACGCAAAGTTCTGGGCGTGACAGACACTGGGGACAGCGAGCAGGATCAACAGCCACACCAGTCACAAGCACAGCCACAGCAACCAAAATTCTACATCCGTACTCCTGAAGGGAAGCTTGTGTCAATATCCTCAGATGAAGCCAAGGCACTGGGACTCAACCACCTCGATAAAGTGGAGGAGAACCAGAGGAGGCTGAAGCAGGCATTCACCTCTGCCAAGGCAGCCATGGTATCCTCTTCAGTGGCTTCTGACATCGCTGCCAAACTCAAGTCTGAATCTGCCAACATCCTCATCCCTGACACTGTAAATGTCAAGGATTTTGTGAGCTGCCATGTGTCCCCAGCAGCAGAGAAGACAGCAGCCCTCTTGAAGAACTTGGCAGGGCGACGACTGGGCACAAATGGGAACTCTGTGCTGGCCCCCAAGAGCAACACAGCCATTGTTGGGGAGTTTGAGGGTGAGAACGGCCGGCGATACCTCAAGATCACCATAGAGACAGAGGCAAATGGCAGGGAGCCCTGCGACGTCCCAATAACGCCAATGAACACCTACCAATGCCCCTTCTGTGCCAGGGACTTCAAGACGAAAGACCATGTTGTTTCACACATCCGCATCCACACAGGGGAGCGGCCATACCCATGTGAAGTGTGTGGCAAGCGGTACAGGCAGCGCATTGACATCATCCGCCACATGCGCATCCACACGGGAGAAAAGCCCTTCAACTGCGGCTTGTGCAATGCATCTTTCAACCAGAAGTCCAACCTGCGCTCCCACATGCGCATCCACACAGGGGAGCGGCCGGTGCAGTGCAAGGTGTGCGGCAAGGGCTTCTCCCGCAACACACACCTCAAGCAGCACATGAAGCTACACACGGGGGAGAAGCCCTACCAGTGCAAGGTGTGCCACAGACCCTTCCGCTTCAAGTCTGGCCTACAGGCTCACGAACGCATCCACACAGGGCTCAAGCCATACGCCTGCTCCCTGTGTGGCCGCACCTTCACCCAGATTGTTGGTCTCATCCGCCATGAGAGGACCCATGCTGGGGAGAAGCCCTTCAGGTGCCAGAGCTGTGGCAAGTCTTTTGACACTCGTGATGCACTCAAGAGTCACATCCAGAAGCACACCGGTGAGCGGCCCCACACCTGCGACCAGTGCCCCAAGACCTTCACTGACCCGGGGGCCCTCCGCTGCCACCGCAAGAAATACCACACCAACCTGCTCATCTGTGTCATCTGCCTGCGTGAGGACTTCAAGGACCGCATTGAGCTGAGGGAACACCTGCGGGCACACGAGCGGCAGAATTGGGAGGAGACACCTGAGGGGGAGCTGGTGCCCTTGACCAGAGCTGCTGACAGGGGAAACTTCATCTCTGTGGATGACAccatggatgatgatgaggccCCTGCCAGGCAGGAGGCAGATGAGAGTGACCTGGTACAAAGTGAGATTGTGGATGAGGTAAACCACATGGAGGTGGAGCTTGATCCTGATGACCCgttggaggaggatgatgagagtGGAGGACACAACGACCAGGACAGTGACTATGATGAGCACAAACTCCGCATAGAGGAGACTGACCCCCTGGCCTAG